A part of Halorientalis sp. LT38 genomic DNA contains:
- a CDS encoding HalOD1 output domain-containing protein: MHDTTRDTTDGTATTGQSEPALKHAWNGNEPFHVTLSEAIESAAGGDVTDHEPLYETVDVESIEELVENSASDGLYVVFSYEECFVEVQGDGTIEVTPFYH, encoded by the coding sequence ATGCACGACACAACGCGAGATACGACCGACGGAACGGCCACAACCGGGCAGAGCGAGCCGGCGCTGAAACACGCCTGGAACGGCAACGAGCCGTTCCACGTGACGCTGTCGGAAGCCATCGAGTCTGCCGCCGGGGGCGACGTGACGGATCACGAACCGCTGTACGAGACGGTCGACGTCGAGTCGATCGAGGAACTCGTGGAAAACAGCGCGAGCGACGGGCTCTACGTGGTCTTCTCCTACGAGGAGTGTTTCGTCGAGGTCCAGGGCGACGGGACGATCGAGGTGACGCCCTTCTACCACTGA
- a CDS encoding ATP-binding protein, with protein MSDPPEHITVTVDGGTLPVIELLTGRGFITGKSGSGKSVTASVIAEELLEHDLSFLIVDTDGEYYGLKEQYEVLHVGADDTCDAKVGVEHAEMLATMALEENVPVVLDVSGYIDESEVHDILERVVRELFVREKTHKKPFLLLVEEAHEYLPQSGGIDGLSERLLQVAKRGRKRGLGICAISQRPAAVDKDYITQCNWLVWHRLTWNNDTDVVSRIIDADAAKAVEKLENGEAILMTDWDEQVRRVKFRMRETVDVGQTPDFSDAAVPDLRPVDSALVERLNAAGTLNADPDEAAAEAESETDEKPESEPEPEPASDADAEADAESESTEPDEADSDGDADAAEDSSNDAGSAGTESSGSQASASSADDTRSNGTSRSRAQSDVAERDNLLLELGDMMVYLFGVLHSRGARATHSLRHRLADVTGSQSGSGTRDPLGEAEPERESNRLLYAALVLLGLAVVALLLL; from the coding sequence ATGAGCGATCCGCCCGAGCACATCACCGTCACGGTCGACGGTGGGACCCTCCCAGTGATCGAGCTCCTGACCGGCCGGGGCTTCATCACCGGCAAGTCCGGCTCGGGCAAGTCCGTCACCGCGAGCGTCATCGCCGAGGAACTGCTCGAACACGACCTGAGCTTCCTCATCGTCGACACCGACGGGGAGTACTACGGCCTCAAGGAGCAATACGAGGTCCTCCACGTCGGCGCCGACGACACCTGCGACGCCAAAGTCGGTGTCGAACACGCCGAGATGCTCGCGACGATGGCCCTCGAGGAGAACGTCCCCGTAGTATTGGACGTCTCCGGCTACATCGACGAGTCGGAGGTTCACGACATCCTCGAGCGGGTCGTCCGCGAGCTGTTCGTCCGGGAAAAAACGCACAAGAAGCCCTTCCTGCTGCTCGTCGAGGAGGCTCACGAGTACCTCCCGCAGTCGGGCGGGATCGACGGCCTCAGCGAGCGGCTGTTACAGGTGGCAAAGCGGGGCCGCAAGCGCGGGCTCGGGATCTGTGCCATCTCCCAGCGCCCGGCCGCGGTCGACAAGGACTACATCACCCAGTGCAACTGGCTCGTCTGGCACCGGCTGACCTGGAACAACGACACGGACGTCGTCAGCCGGATCATCGACGCCGACGCGGCGAAGGCGGTCGAGAAACTGGAGAACGGCGAGGCCATCCTCATGACCGACTGGGACGAGCAGGTCCGGCGGGTGAAGTTCCGGATGCGCGAGACCGTCGACGTCGGGCAGACTCCGGACTTCTCGGACGCGGCGGTCCCCGACCTCAGACCCGTCGACTCCGCGCTGGTCGAGCGCCTGAACGCCGCCGGGACGCTGAACGCGGACCCGGACGAGGCGGCCGCGGAGGCGGAGAGCGAGACCGACGAAAAGCCGGAATCGGAGCCGGAACCAGAGCCTGCTTCGGACGCGGACGCCGAAGCGGACGCGGAGTCCGAGTCGACGGAACCGGACGAGGCGGATTCGGACGGCGACGCCGACGCCGCCGAGGACTCGTCGAACGACGCCGGATCGGCCGGGACCGAGAGCTCCGGTTCGCAGGCGTCGGCGTCGAGCGCCGATGACACGCGCTCGAACGGGACATCTCGATCACGGGCGCAGTCCGACGTGGCCGAGCGGGACAACCTGCTCCTGGAACTGGGCGACATGATGGTGTACCTGTTCGGGGTGCTGCACAGTCGCGGCGCCCGGGCGACCCACTCGCTGCGCCACCGGCTCGCCGACGTCACCGGTTCGCAATCGGGGTCGGGGACTCGCGATCCGCTGGGGGAGGCCGAGCCCGAGCGGGAATCGAACCGACTGCTGTACGCGGCGCTGGTGCTGCTCGGACTCGCGGTCGTGGCCCTCCTGCTGCTCTGA
- a CDS encoding Cdc6/Cdc18 family protein has product MTTVIQNARVLQDDFLPKEIVHRHEEVNQMSKALEPVLDDDRPQDTFLVGPSGAGKTCIARYTVDKLQEQVLDVESHYIDCWQHSNRFRVLYKILEGVGTSYDVHRSTPLDEMVSRIEAVDSPYLLVLDEVDQLEDKGVLRKLYPMPHITMVLIANRKREVTASLDERLQSRLRSSVTISFDRYTQAELVSLLEDRIEWGLAPGAISTAQVERIADAAAGNARDAIGILRSAARNADHEGAAEIRPADVSAAIPTAREELHERNLKKLTDDQRAVFDVLAEADELPPREIYERYESRVPEPKTERTVRTYLRKLDDYDLVRSAGNGPNRTYEAIER; this is encoded by the coding sequence ATGACCACCGTGATACAGAACGCGCGGGTGTTACAGGACGACTTCCTGCCGAAGGAGATCGTCCACCGCCACGAGGAGGTCAACCAGATGTCCAAGGCCCTGGAGCCGGTGCTCGATGACGATCGGCCCCAGGACACCTTCCTCGTGGGACCGTCGGGCGCCGGCAAGACCTGTATCGCGCGCTACACCGTCGACAAACTCCAGGAGCAGGTGCTCGACGTCGAGAGCCACTACATCGACTGCTGGCAACACTCCAACCGGTTTCGCGTTCTGTACAAGATCCTCGAGGGCGTCGGGACCTCCTACGACGTCCACCGGTCGACCCCGCTCGACGAGATGGTCTCCCGGATCGAGGCCGTCGACAGCCCCTACCTGCTCGTCCTCGACGAGGTCGACCAGCTCGAGGACAAGGGCGTCCTGCGGAAGCTCTACCCGATGCCCCACATCACGATGGTGCTCATCGCCAACCGCAAGCGGGAGGTCACCGCGTCGCTCGACGAGCGGCTGCAGTCCCGGCTCCGGAGCAGCGTGACCATCTCCTTCGACCGGTACACCCAGGCAGAACTGGTCTCCCTGCTCGAGGACCGCATCGAGTGGGGCCTGGCCCCGGGCGCGATATCGACGGCCCAGGTCGAGCGAATCGCCGACGCCGCGGCGGGTAACGCGCGCGACGCGATCGGCATCCTCCGCTCGGCCGCGCGCAACGCCGACCACGAGGGCGCGGCCGAGATCCGCCCGGCCGACGTGAGCGCGGCGATCCCGACGGCGCGCGAGGAGCTCCACGAACGCAACCTGAAGAAGCTCACCGACGACCAGCGGGCGGTGTTCGACGTCCTGGCCGAGGCCGACGAGCTCCCGCCCCGGGAGATATACGAGCGCTACGAGTCCCGCGTGCCCGAGCCCAAGACGGAACGCACCGTCCGCACCTACCTCCGGAAGCTGGACGACTACGACCTCGTCCGGAGCGCCGGGAACGGCCCGAACCGCACCTACGAAGCCATCGAGCGCTGA